The nucleotide window ACGGTGGACTTCTCCTCCTTTCCGCCGGGCTGGGCGTTCACAGTGAGCTTGTTGCCGTCGAGCTTATAAGTGCCATCGAACGCGACCTCCTCCTTCCCATCCCCGTGCCTCAACACCAGCTTACCGCCCTTCAGGAACTCGATGACCGCGAAGTCCCGCTCTTTGGTTGTCCACTTGCCCAGCAGTTTGGCCGGATCGATCTTCTCGTCCTTCTTGTCGTCGGCCACGAGCGGCCCGCAGAACACCAGCACCAAGCAGCCCATCAGCATCCGCATCTTGGTATCCCTTATTTTTTGCCTGGGGTGAACGATTTGAGCACCTTCACTTCGCCATTTCCCGAGACCCTTTTCACGAGCCCTACACCGCGGGCGTACCATTCGTGATAAATGGGTGGTGGCCCCAGCATCCCTCCCCGGAAGCTGCACTCGATCCGAACAGCCTGGAACACGCCAGCCTGCACTTCCACCCCCTTCACCTCGACGACCTCCCGCCTCGGCTTTGATGACGTGTAGTTCGGGCTCCAGTAATCACCCTTCTCGACCGGGGCACGCAGCAGCAACTCGGGCTTCTCGCACTCTTTCCCCGACCAACCCACCCGAGTCAGCCGAGTAGCGGACACCAGCACCTCTTCGTAGGGAACGTTCTTACCGCCGACCACCTGATCGACACTCACTAACTGGCCCTCCGGGTCGTCCCGGACCTTCGAGATCACGTACCTCTCCTCTTTACCTTCCACGTCGTACACCCACTTCGTGCCGACCGCGGTGGGCCAGAAGGGCTCCTCTTTCATCAGGTGTTTGGGAACCGGTGCGGCACTGGCCACAGACAGGGTGATGCAGAGTGCGACCAGGGGCGTCCATCGCATGTCAAGCTCCAGAAAGGTCACTCCAGTCTACCGCGGTGCCGTGCAGTACCAAAAGCGAAAAGACCGCCACCAAGGGGGTTAGCCCTCAGCAGCGGTCAGTGTCGAGTAACTCCGTCTAGATGCAAGTAGGAGTTGGGAGAAAGGTATTGATAGAAGGCCCAGAAGACCTGAGTGTTTTTGGCAGATCCCTTTGTCTCATCCAGAGGGTGGCCGAGGCTACTTCAGGAAGTACAGCGGACCTTCTTTAAGCATTGTCATCCCGAGCAGTACGTAGACAAATAAAATACAGCCGACAAGCACGAGGGCCAGCATTCTGTTTTCCCAAAGTACAGACTCTCGCGACCATACCAACTTGAACGGCATTGGAGGGTCTTGATGATATTGAGCGGGCTGAACCGTCGGAACCGGCTTCTCAACGAACATCCCCCCTCCGCACCGACCGCATTTGACTGTAACGGGGGGCTCCAGGTCACAATCGAGCGAAATGTGGCAGTGCGGGCATTCAACTACGATCATACATCACCTGTTAGGTTCCATTCAGAAGGTCGTCATTGAGAAACTGGCCCGGGAAGTACGTCGGGGTGTTGTAGGCGTACCGGGGATCACTGAAGCTGATGTACTGAGCCTGAGCGTAACCCACCTTCGCGTCCTGACCAGCCTGAACGACCGGACCCGCCGAGGGTGCCGCACCCTGCCCGTACTGAATCGCGTTCTGCCGCTGCGTCTCCAGTTCGATCGGGAGACCATTCAACAGGAATCCGTCCTTGGGATCGACCCGAACAGCCTGGATGAAAGTGTACTCGCCCGCGACGCCCCAGTCAAATTTCGTCCCGTTGGCGTGTGCTTTTGGAGCGTCGAACACCAGCGTGCCGGACAGGATCTGGAACGCACCCGCGTCTTTCGGTGTCGGGATCTGGGGCGGGGTGCCGGTCTTCTTCTCGTAAAACCGCGAAGTCCTTTTCATCTGCGGGGCGTAAGCCTGCACCATCACCACCGGGCTCCAGTTAGCCAATTCTTGCGGATCGGTCGGGGGCAGTTCGGCGACGGGCAGGGCGAACCGTCCGGGGTCGAAGGTGTACTCGCTCTCACCGGAGATCTGATCGTAACTGATGGCCTTGTTCGTGTCTTTCACCGGTCATTCTCCTCTGTATTTGTCGTTGCTTGCTGGGGGTTTGGGGTAAAGCTGATCGAAGGTGGTTCCGGGCAGGCTCAGTGCCGAGTAGACCAACTGACACCAAGTGCCCCGGCTGCGACTATCGGCTGCGGGTCGGGGGTTTAGGGTCGGGCCTTCTTCGCCAGAGCCGGCTGGAGCGTAAGGGTCCGGGACTCGCGACACGTCGTGTTTGGTAATCTGGACCCGGCCGGTGTAGTGGTCTTCCAGGACCGGAACGGGCAAGCCCGGAAGGAGCGAAAAGCCGTACCCCACACCCGTACCTGTGAAGTCCCACTTTCCTCCAACCACCTCTTCCCTAGGACCGCTCAGCACCGGCAGGAGGTCGTACAGTTGGTCGGCATCCGGTCGGCCCGCAGCTTGGGTCGAGGCCAGAGCCCACGCCAAACTCGTCGAGTACCGCAGCGTGAAGGTGAGCACGTTCGAGGTGGCGTCGTAGTTGATCGCAATGGCCCCGGGCGGGGGAGCCAAATCACTCAGGTTCGCCGCGAGACGATGCACCATACCGAACGCGATGGACGCCGCGAGGTGGTAGAGTTGCTGGCGGTTCGCACGCGGTGAGCCGAAGCAGGTTACGGAAACCAGGTCTTGGATTGAACCAAATTGATCAGACAGCTCCTTGACTGCCTTCAGGCCTGACATCCCCACGTTCGCAGCGGAAACGGCGGCACTAAACGCTCCGATAACTGCGGCTGCTGGACCGGGCATGGAAACTCCTATCGAAGTCGAGGTGAGCGGGGAACGATGACCCGAGACGGCTTGATGGTTGGCGTGCTGGCTGTTGGCTTCGTCGGGATCGGCTTCACGGGAGCGGTCTTTGGGGGAGGAAGTGCGACGGGGTGTGAAGCTTCCGGTGGAGTAGGCTTGGGCGGCTCTTTCTGCGAATCGTTGGCCTGCTGTAACCACCGCGAATTGAGTAACTGACTGTTTAAGTCACTGAAGACTCCCGCAGTGCCCTTGAGCAAGTCCGCATCCGACACGATGGCCTGCGAATGAGTTGCCTCGATTCTCACCGCTCCCCACACCGCCGCACCCGGAAGGTGAACAGGCAGTTGGCGGTCCTCGAACCTGTACCTCACGCCCGTACCGTCCCTGAACCCCTCGACCACGATCCCGTCCCGCACGAACCCAAACGGGCACGGCAGCAAAAGCCGCTGTCGCAAGTCGTCGGGTGAAGTGGCCGTGCTGTAGAGCAGGTCGGATCGGAAAACGGCCTCCCCCTCGACGATGATTTTGGTCAAGTGCTGGTCGTCGATGGAGTGGATCATCGAGAACCGGTTGCTGAGCAGGGGCGACGCCACCGATCCCGCATTGGGGTCCGTGGACACGAGGTTCTCTTCCGACTCCCGAACGCAAGTCTCAATGTCAAACTGGATGATAAACGTGTCCGCATCGCCCTGGGAACTGAGGATCTCGCAGGAGATCGGCTGGGGTCCGTTGCGGGCGTCCGTGTGGTAGGAGAACCGCGTCGGTGACATCAGCAACAGTTCCGAATCCGCAGCCGAGCCGGCGAACACGAAGAGGGGCTTGCGTGGCGTGAGGAGCCGCTCTCGAATGGCCCGGACGGTCAAGGGAACGGGGTTGGCCACGGGCTCCAACTTGAACTGGCGGACCGCATTCGGAGACCGAGCACCGAGCCCCGAGGGGGGAGCGTCACCGAACACCTCGTCACCGCTCGGGGAGTGAAAGACTTTGGTGATGGGCACGTTCACGTTGGGCGGGACTGCGGCTGCGGCTCGGCTGACTCCACTGGGGGCCGTCCTGATCGCGTCATCGCCGGAATACACCAACTCGTCCGTCTTCCGATACGACACCGGCGGACCGGCCACGTCTCTCACCTCGGACTGCCCGTTCACGGTGCAGACGCCCGAAACTCGGTGCCGGGTGTACAGGTAGTCCGTCTTCGTGTCATCGTAGACCGCCTCCATCCGGTACTCATTGATCGTCCCCATCGAGAGGTGTATGCCGTTGTACACAATATCCATCTAGAGCCTCCTAGAGTTGGCTGCGGGTGAGGATGCTGCCCATCGGCCTGCCCTGAAACCGCAGTGGTTCGGTAGCTTCGGGGTGTGGCTGGCTGGTGACGGTCACGGTGAAGGGTGCGGAGTGAAGTGGTGACGCCAGAGAAGCCGAGCCGAGATGGGGGAGAGCAACTGCCGGCCTCGGAAGTCGGGCGGGGTGCGTGTCCGGTACGGCTACCCGGTGTCGCTCGCCCCAGCCTTCAAACCTTGACACTCGGGATTCAGACTGCCCCCTCTGGTCGAGAGCCAGTTTAGCCGTCGAAGTGTGAGGAGCGGGCGGTGTAGTGGGGCGTGAAAAAGCGGGCTGAACCACCGAGGCTCTCTCTCGCAACACCAGGGGAGCAGCCGGGGGTGCAGAAGGGGCAAGATTCGCAGGAGGTTGAAGAACGCGAGGTGAAGGTGGAGGGGTGGAAGGGCTGAGAGGGCTCGGAAGGGTCAACGGCTTTATTGGGAGCGTACTGGGTGCTCTCTCTGGACGTTTCAGGCTCGGAACTGGAATCAAGGGCGTTCGGGCAGGAAGGTCCAGTTTCTTCGGCGGGGTGACTCGGGGAAACTGCCGCTCGGGAGGGCTGAGAGGGCGGATCGAAGGGGAAGAAGCTCGGCTCGAACTGTCACCCAACCGAATACCACGAAACGGAACTACCGGCGGAAGTTGCGTACTGCGGGACGGGGAAGGCGGTGCCAGGACACGGGATCGCAACTCTGCTCGGACTCTCGACTGCTGCTCGTAATCCCCGTCTCTTTTCGCTGTCGCCATTTGCTACCCCTGTTCCAGGGCCTTTCCTTGATTCACTCTACGTAACTCCGATAAGTCCCTTGGCCATTGCCGGGTCCATCTGGAGCCGCTCGATCGCCTCCGGGCAACTCACCGCCTTGACCTCACGCCACAGGTGCACCACGGCGTTCCGCAACGCCGCCAGCACCTGTGGTGCGTGCCCCATGCGCACACGACACGCGTCCTCGCCCAGTGTCACGTCACGCACGTAATGCAGTTCGTTCTCGATGCGCCAGTGCGTCCGCACATGGTTCAGGAGTGTGGCCGCATCCGCCTTCTCGGCCGACAGGCTCGTGATGCCGAAATGCACTTCGACCGTCGTTTGGCCTCGGACCGTCCGCT belongs to Gemmata obscuriglobus and includes:
- a CDS encoding TIGR03066 family protein, producing MRMLMGCLVLVFCGPLVADDKKDEKIDPAKLLGKWTTKERDFAVIEFLKGGKLVLRHGDGKEEVAFDGTYKLDGNKLTVNAQPGGKEEKSTVTIKKLTDSEMVVISDTGKDVVMNRVKGK
- a CDS encoding ISAs1 family transposase is translated as MATTVDKGHGRIEKRTLQTTSILTCSPTWAGVKQGFQLTRERTVRGQTTVEVHFGITSLSAEKADAATLLNHVRTHWRIENELHYVRDVTLGEDACRVRMGHAPQVLAALRNAVVHLWREVKAVSCPEAIERLQMDPAMAKGLIGVT